The DNA segment AACCAATACACGGTTTGGGAATTACAGGATCATTGAGCTAATATGGCATATTCTATGACAATAACTAATACGCATCAGCTCATCTCAGTCAATCTATAAAAGAAACATGCATACTTATACACAGGAAATAAAGGCAAAACATGAATCCATCATTTTAGTGATATCATGATGGGATTAAGATCTATGAGTGATACCTTAGTGTTAGGGCTGTCAAAGAATTTGATAACATAAGGGTGGTTGTTTGGATCCTTGTCAAAGACGGTGATAAGCGGAATGCTCGATTCTTTGACAAACTTCTCCAAAGCTTCTCCATCAAAATCCTGGATGAACAgaagaaaatcaaatatatacaaCAGGACCACTCATCCATGTTACATACAAAGAGAAAAGCTTTTAACTCTTGTACCTTGGAATCAACAAACAGCTCATCGAAGGGTTTGAACAGCCTGACAACAGGTCCTGTCACAGACTCTCCACGAGGAAGAAGCTTAGCATCAGAGGTATGTGCAAAATCATAGTCAGAGCGCAGTTTCTCAGCAGTGGCCAAGAAAGAATCAAACTCAGAGCCAGCTAATTTAGGGAAAACTCCAACCTAGAGCAGCAGAAACAACATACGTTACTTGCCTATTATATACACAGATGAAAAAGGAATGTGCGTGTGGTGTGACCTAGGTTGCACGGGTACTCCAACTTGGTGCCGTCTCACGTATCGGGTTCGTCGGGGGGACGGGGACGTCTCGGGTACGCATAGGAAACGTCCCCAATATGTGTGAGGTGAACCCGGGACGTCAAGAATCGTCGGGTACGGGCTTGGGCAGAGAAGGAGACGTTCCGGAAAcgtttctgcaaaaaaaaatagacgtATCCATGAAGTTTTGTGTtataaaaagtgtaaaaaatcaaaccatatatgttttaaatgtttaatgtgtttattctattaattttgaaaagatcaaaagttgtaattaaaaaaaataatagtctaTGTCTCTTCGATTCTTCCACTCTCAGTCTCTTGCACgtccatcttcttctttctctttgaaaCTAAAGTCCCGACCATTCTCTCTCTGCTGATATATCAGCAACAGAACACATAAGCACTTTCCTTCCCTTCTTGTCTCTTTGTTGTTTATATCACAAGCAACAAAACACGTAAGCATTTTCTTTACCTTCTTCTTGCTTCTGTTAAAACTTATGTTTCAGACTTatggatatttttatattttcttataatatagTCGCCGTTTCTATGACGTACCcgtatctacaaattttaagtTTGACGTTTCCCGTCCCCGCTCCCGTCCCAGTTTCCGGTCCCCGTCCCGGTCCCGGGGCTGCTTAGGGTGTGACACTTACCACCACAAccttcttgtcaccaacaaCATCATCACCCGACTTGATCTCAAAAGAAGCGGGTCCACTTTGTTTCTTCAAGTAAGAAACAATACCGTCAGCTTCACGAGGTCCTTTGTATTCCTGAACAGCTTTGCCTCCGTTTCTGAAGATCTTGATAGTAGGGAAACCCTGAACCTCGTACTTGGTTGCAAACTCTTTGTTAGTCTCCTCACTTGCATCAATCTTAGCAAGAACCACGGGAGGGACGTTACTGCTCAGCTCCGACGCAGCCTTCTCGTACtgtgaaacaaaaataacatgAATAAGACAAATTGACATGCAaatcatgaagaagaagaagaagttgtaatTTACCTCAGGAGCTAGCTGCTTGCAGTGTCCACACCTGAAGAAGCAAATATCAAATACCATATCATAGATCGAATCGTTCAAAGACAAATCCGTATGATAAAACTCAGATCCATCGAATCGCATATCTCAGAAAAAGGTTTGAATGAGCAGAAGATCAATACCAAGGGGCGTAGAACTCGACGACGATGAAGTGGTGCTTGTTGATGGTATCGGTGAAGTTGGAGTGATCCAAGGTCAGCACGAACTCCTTCGTCTCGCTTCTTACTGAGGAAGTGAGTAGCGACAACGCGAGGATCGAGAACAACACGTATCCCCTCCTCATCGCAGCCATTATTGATCTCTGTGAGCGAGCTCTATGGGGGAAAGCTTTGGGAGATATTTATTTATCAGCTAAATGGTCGCGTATCCACGTGGCGATCAATCATTCGATGTTACGCTGTCAtagtttggttttttttttttgaaacaccatAGTTTGGTTAATACAGTATAATCACGTGAACAATGGGATGGGATcaaatgagatatatatatccGTCAAAACCTTGCAACGGGTGCGTCACCTTGAACATGCTCTGCCCTCTCTACTACACGACAGCACTGCCTGATCCCACGTACAAGGCTGGTTTGGTCGGACTGATCTTACTCAAGTGAAATTAGCAAAGATTAAACCTAGCATTTTGCATTATTGGTCTCAAGATATTATCAAATGATAGTGGAATTATTAAGGATATTTTTTCATGCTCTGCGAGGACCATGGTGAACTCGACCTCTTCGTTTTGAACCTTTCCGTGCGCATTTAGACTCTCTGCTCACTCTAATACCATGAACCTGACCAACATCGCCAGCATGTTGGCTCAAACCCGAGTCAGAAGAACGATGGTCTTTCCTCACACCAACTCTAACACGATGGCTCCTCGGTCTTAGAGACTTTCTAAGACGCTCTTCTTTTCTCACTTCTCGTCTCGATCTATGGTATCTGAACGACCCATCATCACTATAAGCACCCTCAGTATACCTGTGGTTTCTGCGTCTTCTTCTGCGTTTGGTGTGTAGCAGATCATAGCAGAAGAAAGTGTAGCAATAGCTAAGAATGTAGAACCAACAAGAGACTAGAGCCCAGAGGAGTCTGCAGAAACTGTGTATGATACAATGCCAGAAACCAAAGAGAAACAAGTAGGCTACGATTAGGACTAAGGCAGCTTTGGCGAGACTAGCCACGCAGAAATTCTCTACGTAGCATAACACATCCCACGGTGATGGACAAACCAAAACTGTTCCAAGTTAAAGAATCGATAAACTTTTGAAGAATATAATCTCTGGGTTTTGGAAAGTTACCTGCAATATTTTCCAGATAGAAAGTCAAAAGGAAAACCAAAGAAGTTGCCGAGAGAATGAAAGAAACCGGTGAAGAACGAGTCCATCACAACACCAACTTCAGATTTGTATTATTAACAGACATAACAAGCCGATCCAATTAGGACAAGAACTTATATAGAAAGCCACTGTAACTGCTTTATATCTGGTAGTTTCCtctgttttaattattttcacgatattttaattattgcaaaaataaaatgaaaatagaaACCAAGGAGTACAGTACAGGCGTTAACTCTAATAAAATATCCAAAGAGGAGAAAATCAAACTTCATCCACAATCTCAGAGAAGGAATGGTTCTATGAATTAACCGGGATGTGATGGGTATTCTACTTTAAACCGGTTAACAGAGAAAAGACAACAACTTGGATAGAAGCAGATGATGATGTTGATGGATTAGATTAATCCATCCTTCCCTTTAGGATCCTTTCTTTAATCTCAGTCGGTGTTCTGCAACAATATCACCAAGAAAGTATGTTTAAGTAATTTGGGATAGCAAAAAACTGTGTGGgacaaaaagaagaaacttATTGAGAACTTACACAACGTAGACATGGCCTCCCCAACCACTCAGACAATCACGGTCAACTGACGAGAGAAGTGCTTGCGATATCGTCTCAAACAGCTCCTCCGCTTCCTGATAAATTCCAATTTTGTTATACTAGAGTCTTGATACACTAGTaacaatggaggatggctaacAAGATACAACTTTTGAACACTTGAGAACCAATTGAAGATATACAAGCGAAAATTAATTGCTACTGTGATTCCTAATGGCATTACGCACCCTGATTTTTCACAATAATTCAAGATTCTAAATTCATATAAGCTAACAAAGAACCTTAATCTACCAAACTTAACTGTGGACCACTTAAGAATTTGCATGGAAGGGGTTCGGTAATAAAACAAGAGATGATAAAGTTGATAGTAGACAAACCATATCAGGCTTGTACATTGCTTCGCAGGCTCCATACAGTGATTCTGAAGCAGTTCCAGATACAACGAAATCTTTAGCCAACTCCCTGGCATTTTTACAGTATAACCACAAGTATTACAACATGTACAGCAAGCCATTATATCAAGAAACAAACGA comes from the Brassica napus cultivar Da-Ae chromosome A7, Da-Ae, whole genome shotgun sequence genome and includes:
- the LOC106371070 gene encoding protein disulfide isomerase-like 1-1; translated protein: MAAMRRGYVLFSILALSLLTSSVRSETKEFVLTLDHSNFTDTINKHHFIVVEFYAPWCGHCKQLAPEYEKAASELSSNVPPVVLAKIDASEETNKEFATKYEVQGFPTIKIFRNGGKAVQEYKGPREADGIVSYLKKQSGPASFEIKSGDDVVGDKKVVVVGVFPKLAGSEFDSFLATAEKLRSDYDFAHTSDAKLLPRGESVTGPVVRLFKPFDELFVDSKDFDGEALEKFVKESSIPLITVFDKDPNNHPYVIKFFDSPNTKAMFFINFTGESAETLKSKYREVATSNKGQGLSFLLGDAENSQGAFQYFGLEESQVPLIIIQTADDKKYLKTNVEVDQIGSWIKDFKDGKVSPHKKSQPVPTESNEPVKVVVGESLDDMVFNSGKNVLLEFYAPWCGHCQKLVPILDEVAVSYQSDPSVVIAKLDATANDFPRDTFDVKGFPTIYFRSASGNVVLYEGDRTKEDFISFIDKNKDTAGEPKTEEKTAEATKDEL
- the LOC106369459 gene encoding uncharacterized protein LOC106369459, yielding MDSFFTGFFHSLGNFFVLVCPSPWDVLCYVENFCVASLAKAALVLIVAYLFLFGFWHCIIHSFCRLLWALVSCWFYILSYCYTFFCYDLLHTKRRRRRRNHRYTEGAYSDDGSFRYHRSRREVRKEERLRKSLRPRSHRVRVGVRKDHRSSDSGLSQHAGDVGQVHGIRVSRESKCARKGSKRRGRVHHGPRRA